AAATCGATAATATAAGTATGATTGTGTTACGTCATCACATGTATTcaatctaaaaacaccaatcagTGACGTCATATATGACGCATTATGGCTGTCAATAGTAGACttgaaaataaatgaacgaAAAATGATGTCATATTAACGCTAGAAGTGTTGCCTAACAAGGCGTCCCATATACACTGCTGTATGACGCATCCGAACGTTGCTCGCAAACAACTCCTAAATACTTTACTAATCCGCATTAATATAAACAAACGGCGAAATACATAATTGCTACTGATCGAGTTGTATCGCCCAAGGCTATTGCAACGACTCGATAAAGATCCAGTGAAATTAATCGAAATTCAAAGTAATCGTCAGTCCCATATACTCGATTTAACTACTGATTAAGCTTGATCACATATCACTTTAGGCAATTGTGTAGCTATAAAATACAGGTTaaatttcgttattttttaGAAGCACGAAGGCCTAATTTAACGCAAAGTGTTTGAGATGTCGTTGTAGCTGTTTATGGCGATGAGAAACTGTAATTTAGGCAGGTATAGATAGGAGTTCAACTCTTACCGAAACAGAGGTGGAATGCTCGACCATTTAAGCTGTGGATTTCAAGTCTACGTTACAGCAGTAGGAGTCTACGAACAATGATTTACACGAAGTTGTAGATTTGCTTAATTCTCCAACAGTAATTCATTTATTACTGTTTTACTTTCGTCTATCGGCTGATTAATATCAAACGCAGAGAAGCAAAACCAGATAGCATTATAGGATAGCACGTGTTGAGAGTCGAGAGGACCACATGAATTTATCCAGCCAACCGATAACCGCTTAATCAGTGATATAAAGCAGGTGGAAATTAGATGAATTGTAATTACAGACAAGACTTGCTTATTGCTATGACAGCGAAATTCAATAGAATCGGTATGTTGAGTAAAAAACGCAATAAATAATGAGTTTGGAAATACATTGGTACAGCGTTTCCCAATCGGGAAATACTTTTATTGTTAAGGGTAgaatttttctttgtattttcGTTTAGCAAACTGTGCAAACGGAAGCCAGAGTGCTAGATAATGACCCATTGAAGATTAGGTAGCGAATGGAAACAGAGTTATTAAGCGAAAAAAGTAAAGAATGAACAACATAAGCAAAGGGTAAAATTCACCAAAGAAGTTTGAGGACCACTGGTTAAATCTGGTCTAATCTAAAATTATGATTTGAGCATACACGCAACCTTTCATCAGTACACTTTCAGATTCCAGTTGAAGTATTGAGATCATGCTTTTAGTAAACTTGCTTTCAACAAGCATAAAAATTCTTTATTTATATTGTGTCCCAACCCCGTATTTGTTTAAGTAGTTTGTGCACAAATAGTATATATTATAGCAATAGTAAAAagaactaaagaatattagtagtACTACAGTGAATACAAAGCAACATTTTGTGACCtcgaacaataaaataatagaagTGCTTCTAAAACCAAGTTCATGCTTTGTGTAttagatttttaatatttaatggaAATCAAACGACAAAGCAAAAATATAGGCTCGTACGGGATTCGTGAAATGTTCAACAAAACTAAATCATTGAGTCTATTGCGTCACAATCGACAAATGAATCACGTGAGGTATACGTCACTGAGGCGTGGAAGAAGAAGCTTTATGACCTTGATCGTTGTCGTGGCAACCGTGATTGTTTACGTCACATCAAGACTGTTTAACAGACGACCTCTACACGTTTTGGTACGCTTCACTGGTCATCATAATGAAATCAGTGACGGGTTCAGCgttttgattgaaaacgataattttcAAGGTTTTCAGAAACAAGTAAGTTTTGgggaaattttataattttcaaattctgaCGTCACGCTTTTCATGAAGTAGTCGGCAATCCATAAATTATTTCTGCGAAGAAgttttatttaacacttgaataCACTATTCGTGTATAATTGTACTCAAAAGTTTCAGAGAACCTGAACGCTTTGcaaaaaagttatgttttctctgGGTCATGGATGGCACCTTGTTAATTATTAGGctaaagtttatatttttatcgcgagCGCAAAATACTGCGGGTCATAGATACTTACGAATGTCTGCCTCAATGAGAAACTTACTTTCAGCGTATCTTGTAATCCTTGGTATTATGTGTAGTTATGAGATTGTTGGGAATAGCCTCACAACGGTATACAATAGTAGTTCACTAATTGTTACATTAAAATAATGCTTGTTTTATCATCAATCtttattattgaattattagtgtatttttttccaatattccGTGACTTTGCGGatcactgaaaaaaaaaacatagagGGTTTGTGACTCGCGGGAGTCAGTGATTGGTCATTCCTGTTTTAGGAAATGTCTCAAGTAATTGTTATCTTGTAATTCAAATTCTTTCCTAGATCTCGATCAAAGATAAGTCACAAAGTCAAGCTAAAGATCAGATATTTCCTTTGAATCCGAAAATCATTACGTCAATAACAAATGACGTCACGGGCGGTCGTCAGGGAAACAAATGGATGCTCAATCCTGTTAACAAATGCACGGTATGAACATTAACTTGCTTACGGAGTTTATTTCACATAAGATAAGTTGATATCGACTGCATAATCAAGGCCGATACAATAATTGATGAAAtcagatatataaatataaacaacaACTTTAAAACGTGCAGAATTTATATTGAAGGCGTTGCAAAAAGCGCCCTAAGCACTAGACTAGGCCATCTCTGCACATGAGAAAATCGATCACCTCCATATTCACGTACAATTTTTTCAGAGTGTGACGCCATATCTTCTGATCCTGATTGCGTCAAAAGAAAGCAATATTGAAGCCCGTGAAGTCATCAGAAAAACTTGGTGCAAACGGAAATTGTTTTCTAACAATAGAAACATACAATGCATATTCATGGTCGGGCAAGATGAAGAAACACAGGTAGGGGCTCGGAGTGGTGTTTCTTGTCACTTGATTAAAGACCATGCTCATGTAATAAACTTGCCAGACAATGCCGGGCCGAAAAGATTCCTTCTAAACTGTATTCCATAACTACCTTGTACGGGGCAAAGACACATAAAAAGTTGTGTACAAAATTAAAGATCaataagtttaaattttttttaaaatagggtACTCCGTATGACGTCATAGAAGAATTCAAAAAGAATCGTGACATCATAAAGCAAAATATCCCCGACAATTTCAGAAACTCGAGTCGGAAACTTCTGATGGGATTGGGATGGGTTCGAACTCATTGCCCAAAAATAAAGTAAGAAAATGATTCATATTTATCTAGAAAGGAACAAATGCCGATATTGCAATCAAGCCATTGACTTTGATCGTCATGtatcggtgctcccgaagtatgtgaaccaagatggcagacaccagaacgtagtatgtgtaccaggttagggatgggccataatttattcaaatttccctcattttattttttttcgagtttggggactagccaagtgactcccgtagtaattgtacatgaaattatgacctaactctaacctgatacacatactatattccggtgtccgccatcttggttccaTTCTTCGGGAAAACCCATTTATCCCAGACTCGAAGTGACCCAAGTCATCTAAGTAAAATGACTGGTCATCAATCAACCGACAGTGACACACTAATTGACTCGACTTCGTATTAAACCATGACTCGTGCTTCAGAGACTGCTTTCCAGCGGCTGCTTTACTGTTCCGGGTTTATTAACACTAGGATGACCTTATTGTTCATTTACCAGCCCATGTCGGGTACGGAATAAGTTAGCCAGATAATGGCTTCAGCTGCATGAACATGATGGTAGAGAAATTCATGACCGACCAGTGGGTACGTACCACCCCCGAATGGCGACCGACGGTCAAACTAATAATATCCGATACCGTCAGcctcaataataatttttgagatacaataattttaatggATCAATATTTATTGGCGCACTCGCGGAAACAATGGCCCTAGTGATTGAATTGCATATATGACATAGCAAAAGTTGGGTATATTTATGTCGGTTTTATAACTTTCACAAACAGATACGTCATGAAGACGGAAGATGACATCATCGTTAACATTGACGTAACAATGAATACTTATCTCAAGCACGAAGTGAAAAAATATCTGGTGAGCTCTAAGATTATATATTTTACTAGTATCCGATCCTCCCATCAATTAGCAGCTTCTcacatatcattagatatctGTGTACATTATTTCAGTTACTTCCTGCATTCGCTGTTTTTATGCGGCACTAATTGGCGCATTTGGCTCCGAACAAGGTCATGTATAAGCAGCGTCATGTTTTTGGAAAAACGGAATCCTGGGTGATTTGGCGGGATTTTAACTTGAGATGTCTAACACAGTTGTGCGGTCCACGAAACAAGTTATCAATTTAATCTGGTActtgcgagtaattccaattaATTTACGTTGCAATGCCTATATCTgagcttgtgcaaagcgaacaacgcatgtcataagatcaataaacaaaatgtttatGGCTGCAACTCCCAGGAAGGCTGTGTTgctgcggtttcacccagttattcgCATATGACCCTCTTGTCTATATAGATTCTAGAATATCtagtttaataaattttaatttgacaGTAATCTCCAACATACGCGTTTTATATCCATTGTCTGTTTTTAGATTGGCAGATGCTGGTCAGATGCCCCTAACCGAAACACTAAGAGTcgattttttgtttcagaagAAATGTTTTACGGAGATATGTACCCTATGTATTGTAGCGGTACTGGGTATATTATGTCAGGTATGTGATGTGCTGTGGTAATTCGTGCTCCATGTATTGAAGTGGTATATAATATGTACTCTATGTATTGAAACGGTATTGAAATtgccaatttttaaaatttctcagTCAGAAGTCGTAATCCTAACCACTCGAAAATATAGTGGTCGGAGTCAGAGTTGTTATTGTCGCCGGAGTTGTATTCGAAAGCTGTTGAAATGGATTGAGTCTTGTTCACAGCGAAGCCTCTGATCCTGGTCTTTCATTCCAGGTGACATCGCGAGGAGAATTTACGATGCATCACTAGCAGAACAGAATTTGATTCCTCTTGATGACGTCATGACCGGGGTTTTGCTACAACGAATGGGGGTTTCCCCGGCTAATGTACCTGGATTTCTCGTTGGAAGGTAAGTGGAGGACAATTTCATCATCAAGGTGCTTGGCGTGTGGCGCATCTTGCTAAGCGGTGGTAATACGCTCGTCATCtaacctctgattactctgcgtgggtttgcaggttcgactCCTGTGGGGAATAATTATATGCGAAAGGATTgcccgacatggactagtaacggGACGAGAGGCAGTGGTGCGCAATAAGATtcattaagctgtcttatcgctTTTCCTTTCTTCCGCGATAATCCTACCCAAGATGTCACTGACTGGATGACTCATTAGACTACTATGAGTCTCTTGTTCTCTTCCTTCgctaattttcttatttgtgCTTATTGATTAACATTGATTTTTCCGCGATAAAAAAAATACCCGAATCCGGTACACATAAGgttttgaattgaaataatgATGAAATTGCTTTGCGGCGACACTAAAGATGGGCTCTGATGTAAAGCTTTTGTGGCTTTTACGTTTCAGCGTGAAGTTCAATTAGAGCATGGCCAGATTTCGTGAAGTGTTGCTCGCTGGTAACTCAGCGATATCgaacttccttgtttacttcgtgacattggcccaTCAGCAAGATGCAAGAGTGGCGTAACAATGTACCCTTTTCGCATACGCTCAGACaattttctcactcagacagtttTTTAGGCGtagtcgtaaacattacctcgttttggcGTTTTTGAACTccattcgttagttttcagttgtgtttcggaaattaaaatatgaatCAGATAATTCATAAATCACTTTTGTCTTCTTaggttttaatttaatttcagtaataaaaagttagtgtacaaatagctgtgatagactgggctaaaaatatttaccggtacttttaaaaaacaggtAGCTGTATGCGATAAATCATAATGATGggttgaaacaaataccccattttacaggcgccaactcgcgaaaccactcttaaaataagcaccgaaaattttgcaatagtaaagtataggaagaatttttcgggggtcaaaggtcgggaaaaggtccattcaACACTATATTCGAATAGTTTTGTTCCATCGTAATAATAGATAACTTGGGTTTATACGCCATGTTATTAATTAAGCTTACGGAAAAATTTAGCGggtattttttcacatttttggtACCGGTCAAACTTGGCggatatatttttcaaatttttgatgcCGTCAGAAATTGGCGGGtatagttttcaattttttggtgCCGTCAGAACTTGGCGGgtatatttctcaaattttggGTGCCTTCAGATCTTGGCGGGtatatgttttaaatttttgataacGCTGAACTTGGCGGGTATCTTTTTCAAATGTTCGGTACCCGTCAAACTTGGCGGgtatacttttcaaattttgggtgCCGGTCGAACTTGGCGGgtatattatccaaattttgaGTACCGATCGAACTTGGTGGGTAcagtatatattttactttttgacACCAGTTCGGTACTTCTTGGGTAGGGCAcctaatatattcaaattaacaaGTCCTCTTTTTTCATGTTGGACCTCCAACTGGGTTTGGAAGTTTATAggatttttacatttattcctGAGGAGAAGAAAACTGATAACACTACTTactcatatgacaaaccacagGTTGCCAGTCTATCTCTGATAAAGTTATGCAAACCACCCCAtgacagcgaggagtccagcaatcatccCACGCATAATTATCTTCTCTAAGATTCGAACATACTAACCCATGCGTGTAATCAGGtagcgatggcgagtgtatttcTGACGTTTAGCACGATGCGCTAATCTTCAAACCAAAATCTTTTTCATCCTTTTCTCAGCCTGGGATTTCAGATGCTCTTGCATTAATATCAACTTGTTAATTTCATTTCAGATTTGACGAGTCGAACACCTGTTTGAATTTTAATGAAGCTGTCACAATTCATGCTCATGGGTTGGATCTAAGGAGAGTCTGGAACTTGACAAGAAAATGTACATGACATCATTACTAAGATGACGTAACGCTGTATAAACAGCtaaaaaatgcaacaaaaagCGTACCAGAAAGCTTTAAAACTTCCGGAAAGGTTCAAAATATGTGAAATGAAGAAGTGATCATCTGTCACAGTAGAAAGAGATGTTGCTACCGTGTGTattgaatcagaagactcagatTCCGGATTTGTGGTTTATTATGAGGCAGCTTCACTGttgaaaacacttaaaacagcaTAAAACAGAGAACACAGGAAAACACGTCCGGCTGCCAGCGCGGCGATCGGAGAAGAGGCGGGGAACTCTTTTTCCTCACGACTCGATGGGGGTCGGAGTCTCACAGTAACCGGACCCGGATGAAGTATATCCAAATTAGGGGGCCTCGAAAAGCACATAGGCAAATATAAGaagaaaaactaaattaaaacacaCGGATAATAAAATCCCTGACACATTCACTTATGCTGAATCCTTTCTCCGGAAATGGAAATTTCGCGCTCATGGGTATACTCTCACACAGAAGGTGGCATCACACCTCATTACAGcttaaaaataaagttaaaatcaTGAAACCAAGAAGAACTGTTATAGGAACTTATGGCAAGATACGTGCAATGAAGCAGTGTGCCTTTATCAGCAACACAGAAACTCAGGAAAATTCAATTCAAGGTTACCAATGTTGGGTGCAAACCCCAAGCCTCAAATTACGATTCCAGTCACGTTCAGCAACTTTTAAACTATTTTCCAACTTTCAAGTCAAATTTCTCTGATGGTTAGTCGGGTCAGAGTGATTCCACTGCGGTTCTAATGAGAGTCATGTATCCAGCTACATCGTAAGGAACGCAGAAAGTGAAACTGTTATTTAGACCAGTGcgcttcaacctttttgttattgtggaacccctgatataatttttcgcTCTTTATGAAACCCCAATTAGCAAAATTATTAAACAACACGAAATACTCGTAACACGACAAGCTGAACAACAGCTCTAGTTTGTAGTACTTACTCTCGATCAATATCTAGTATCTACATACTTTGAACATCGTATGACTATGGTGCAACAATAGCGTTCTTGTTGGTTGCACATCAATGACTAAAGTGACGCAATAACGGAAAGTATTTCTGTTTTGTCTACCAACTGCACTGTGACTAAACTTCCTGTTTAACGAACTGGCCTACATGGAGTTTGAATGAGACACGGTGGTCTAAGAATAATTATAATGACGCATCAACATGCTGAAACAAGAAATGATTtcccttgaaaaaaaaaaaaaaaaaacgcgggATACCTGAGGAACCcaattggtttttgcacaaatattagtcatttccaaaaaagtgcgcacacaccaacatttctgcgcacacatactacaaaaaattagagggaacattgcgtggaacccctgttgaagagcactgattcAGACAAACAGTATTTATATgataggatttaaatatttttcccggaggaaagccgataagacggcttaaccatatggcgaaccacggccatgtcgggtatgggattagttagttatttgttttcggaagcatggacttgatggtggaggaagccgtaatcgaccagcgttTAGTTACGTGGACCACCCTGCGACGGCGAGgcgtccagcaatcctctcacacataactatCCTGCTTGGGAtgcgaacctgcaaacccatgcagagtaatcagagatgcggcggcgagtgtattcctaacgcttagcacgatgagccacaccgccgccgCGCTTTTAAAATTCATcccaaatcaaaattatttcttcgaaaatattagaaaaaaattccaacCTGTCCCTAGTCTTTAGGGaggctttttcattttaaacaatTCAAATAGCCTCCAGTAAATACCAAGAGGTCACAAGCTTGCTTGGGGTCAAAAATAAGAACTGctgcaaataataaaaaaccaGTGACATCATCAAACCTCAACATAGATATACACAGACAAGCATTAAAtggcgtttaatttaatcatatTGCTAAATATTGGAACAGAGTTAAGAATCAGCAACAGCTATCAATTGGTTGAAAGTGCAAATTGTCACTGATATTTCAAAGAAAACTAGTAAATCAACGGTAAAATCAGTAAATGTACGTGATTGCACTAAAACAGAGGGGGTAGTGGCAGAAAACTGTAGACTCAGTGGATCAGACCAGATGAAATGACAAACACTGATAAATGTATTCAGCAAACATGTACACAGATGTCTCAAATATCATGCATGCCTGCacccatatttgaaaatatcatttgGAACAAGGTCTGGGGAGTTGAATACAGCTGAAGCTGTAtttttaccatctttcacagtCAGGGTCTAAATTCaattatgatataataaaacaaaacattgttattttagataaaaaatatataaattttcacaACTTTCTCAAGGAGAAGGGGATGCACAAAACGCTTCAGTATGCTGTAGTTTGATTAAACTGTCTACAGAAtcactaaataaaattattcaacttTCCCAATTAATCAGTTTGTCTAATCTGAAGCATCGAATTGCACAAAACTTAGAATTCAtcttttcttcttgttttttcattttcttctttttctcgAACAACAAGGTCTGGATGGTTTGCGATCCAACCCAAATGCCCACCGACAAAATGTTGAGATCTaacaaagataaaaatattcaaaggatTTTCCTCGTTATTGCTCGAGGAGAGAAAACCCGTAAGATGACCTAATCATTCGGTGAACGATGGCCCATCACCCAATTACCAGGCTTTGTACCCGCGGTTCAGCAAGTACAATCCAGTATGTCCCACCAGTACAACCAGGATTACAAAAGTTTCCATTCAAGTATGAGAGTCTATGCTGTATTCATATAAACTAATATTTTGCTTACTTATTTGATTTGATGTTATTATTGAACTTGCAACACTCTTAAGATCATTTTTTCAGCAGTATTCGGTTTGCTTTGGTGTATATTTATAGTTAATACATTTCAAACAATTAAACTATTGCACAGAAGTTCCTCAGGCctgtataaattttattggggTTTCGTTACACCAAAATGGTTGAAAACTATAGCTCTAGATACAGTCTTTCAGCAATGTAAATTTATCCCACTCTTGGTGAAGTGGTGAACATTTAAACCGAAAAT
The sequence above is a segment of the Styela clava chromosome 7, kaStyClav1.hap1.2, whole genome shotgun sequence genome. Coding sequences within it:
- the LOC120328184 gene encoding beta-1,3-galactosyltransferase 1-like encodes the protein MEIKRQSKNIGSYGIREMFNKTKSLSLLRHNRQMNHVRYTSLRRGRRSFMTLIVVVATVIVYVTSRLFNRRPLHVLVRFTGHHNEISDGFSVLIENDNFQGFQKQISIKDKSQSQAKDQIFPLNPKIITSITNDVTGGRQGNKWMLNPVNKCTSVTPYLLILIASKESNIEAREVIRKTWCKRKLFSNNRNIQCIFMVGQDEETQGTPYDVIEEFKKNRDIIKQNIPDNFRNSSRKLLMGLGWVRTHCPKIKYVMKTEDDIIVNIDVTMNTYLKHEVKKYLIGRCWSDAPNRNTKSRFFVSEEMFYGDMYPMYCSGTGYIMSGDIARRIYDASLAEQNLIPLDDVMTGVLLQRMGVSPANVPGFLVGRFDESNTCLNFNEAVTIHAHGLDLRRVWNLTRKCT